One stretch of Dokdonia sp. Hel_I_53 DNA includes these proteins:
- a CDS encoding anhydro-N-acetylmuramic acid kinase, producing the protein MEQNSYNVIGVMSGTSLDGIDCAYVQILKKPQYSALIDKAQTYPYTQQWKDKLSAAHTLSKEDLTHLNEEYTRYLGEVINTFIEEFKIEHIDIISSHGHTILHQPERGYTLQIGNLQQLAALTSQKVVCDFRVQDVVLGGQGAPLVPIGDELLFSHYDYCLNLGGFANVSTKRKDIRIAYDICPVNVVLNKYAQKLDAEYDDNGAFAKAGVVQNQLLEKLNSLAFYNSAPPKSLGIEWVHQYVFPLLDATDLTPKDFLATFTEHIAIQLANQFEKNSSVFVTGGGAYNSFLLERLSFHKDVTLIVPDASMLEFKEALIFALLGVLRLDNKVNILSSVTGASLDHCSGVIYN; encoded by the coding sequence ATGGAACAAAATAGCTATAACGTTATCGGGGTAATGAGTGGTACAAGCCTAGATGGGATAGATTGTGCTTATGTCCAAATCCTAAAAAAGCCACAATATTCTGCACTCATAGATAAGGCGCAGACATACCCATACACTCAACAATGGAAAGATAAGTTGAGTGCTGCACATACACTCTCAAAAGAAGATCTAACCCACTTAAATGAGGAGTACACACGCTATTTAGGTGAGGTTATAAATACTTTTATTGAAGAATTTAAAATAGAGCATATTGATATAATTTCTTCCCATGGTCACACAATATTACATCAGCCAGAGAGAGGATACACACTTCAAATTGGAAACCTTCAACAATTGGCTGCTCTTACAAGTCAGAAGGTGGTTTGTGATTTTAGAGTGCAAGATGTTGTATTAGGTGGTCAAGGAGCTCCTTTAGTGCCTATAGGTGATGAGTTGTTGTTTAGTCATTACGATTATTGTTTAAATCTAGGAGGCTTTGCAAATGTCTCAACAAAAAGAAAGGATATCAGGATTGCATATGATATTTGCCCTGTAAATGTTGTTCTCAATAAGTATGCACAAAAGCTAGATGCAGAGTACGATGATAATGGCGCTTTCGCGAAAGCGGGAGTGGTTCAAAATCAATTATTAGAAAAATTAAATAGCCTTGCTTTCTATAATTCTGCTCCCCCTAAATCTCTTGGAATAGAATGGGTACATCAATATGTTTTTCCATTATTAGATGCAACCGATCTCACACCCAAGGACTTCCTTGCAACTTTCACAGAGCATATTGCAATCCAGCTTGCTAATCAATTTGAAAAGAATTCTAGCGTTTTTGTGACTGGCGGTGGGGCATACAATAGCTTTTTATTAGAACGATTATCATTTCATAAAGATGTAACTCTTATCGTGCCAGATGCAAGTATGTTAGAGTTCAAAGAGGCGCTAATATTTGCATTATTAGGAGTTTTGAGGTTAGATAATAAAGTCAACATACTTTCTTCTGTTACTGGAGCATCTTTAGATCATTGCTCTGGAGTAATTTACAACTAG
- a CDS encoding acyl-CoA dehydrogenase, translating to MDFSLTEEHIMVRDAARDFAQTELLPGVIERDEKQQFPSELVRKMGDLGFLGIMVDPKYGGSGMDAISYVLIMEELSKVDASASVIVSVNNSLVCYGLESYGSEEQKQKYLTKLATGEMVGAFCLSEPEAGSDATSQATTAIDNGDHYVLNGTKNWITNGGRSDVYLVIAQTDREKGHRGINAFIVEKGMEGFEVGPKEDKLGIRGSDTHTLQFNDVKVPKENRIGEDGFGFKFAMKTLSGGRIGIAAQALGIASGAYELALKYSKERKAFGTEICNHQAIAFKLADMFVEIEAARHLVMKAAWDKDQGNNYDQSSAMAKLYASKVAMEQSVEAVQIHGGNGFVKEYHVERLMRDAKITQIYEGTSEIQKIVISRGLIKG from the coding sequence ATGGATTTTAGCTTAACAGAAGAACATATAATGGTGCGCGACGCAGCTCGCGATTTTGCTCAAACAGAATTATTACCTGGCGTTATTGAACGCGATGAAAAACAACAATTCCCTTCAGAACTTGTACGTAAAATGGGAGACCTTGGCTTTTTGGGTATCATGGTAGACCCAAAATATGGAGGTAGTGGTATGGATGCTATTTCTTACGTACTTATTATGGAGGAGCTTTCTAAAGTGGATGCTTCTGCTTCTGTAATTGTTTCTGTAAACAACTCACTTGTATGCTACGGCCTAGAATCTTATGGCTCTGAAGAACAAAAACAAAAATATCTTACAAAGCTTGCTACGGGTGAGATGGTAGGCGCATTTTGTTTATCTGAACCAGAAGCAGGATCTGACGCGACTTCGCAGGCTACTACTGCGATAGACAATGGCGATCATTATGTACTTAATGGTACGAAAAACTGGATCACAAATGGAGGACGCTCTGATGTATATTTAGTAATTGCACAAACAGATAGAGAAAAAGGACATCGTGGCATCAATGCTTTTATAGTTGAGAAAGGGATGGAAGGTTTTGAAGTAGGTCCTAAAGAAGATAAACTTGGCATACGTGGTAGTGACACACACACCTTACAGTTTAATGATGTAAAAGTTCCTAAAGAGAATCGCATAGGTGAAGATGGTTTTGGATTTAAATTTGCAATGAAAACACTTTCTGGAGGTCGTATTGGGATTGCTGCGCAAGCTTTGGGAATTGCATCTGGTGCTTATGAACTCGCACTTAAATATAGTAAAGAGCGTAAAGCATTCGGCACAGAAATATGCAATCACCAAGCAATTGCTTTTAAACTGGCTGATATGTTTGTAGAAATTGAAGCTGCACGTCACTTAGTAATGAAAGCTGCTTGGGATAAAGACCAAGGAAATAACTATGATCAATCTAGTGCAATGGCAAAACTTTATGCTTCTAAGGTAGCAATGGAGCAAAGTGTGGAAGCTGTTCAGATACACGGTGGAAACGGTTTTGTAAAAGAATACCACGTAGAACGATTAATGCGTGATGCAAAAATCACTCAAATTTATGAAGGAACAAGTGAGATACAAAAGATTGTTATCTCTAGAGGTTTGATCAAGGGATAA